Genomic segment of Rhodocaloribacter litoris:
CGCACACGATCTCGGTGCCGGCCGCGCTGCTCTGCGGCCTGGAGACGGTCTGCGAGGCCGTGGGACACCCGCTGGTGGGGCGCTTCATCCAGCGCCTCGTCCGGGACGAGATCGCGCCGGGGCTGGACCTGCCGGAGGATCTGGTCACCCCCTTTGCCGAGGCGGTCCTGGAGCGCTTCGCCAACCCGTTCATCCGGCATGCCCTGCGCGACATCACGTTTCAGCAGACCATGAAGATGCGGGTGCGTGTGGTGCCCTCGATCGAGGCGTATGCGGCCCGGTTTGGCGAGGCGCCGCCGTCGCTGGCCTTCGGGTTTGCCTGCTTCCTGCTGTTTCAGCACCCGTGCTTTCGCCCGGACGGTCCCTGGCCCGAGGACGAGGCTGCGCCGTACTGGCAGGCCCGCTGGCAGGGGGTGGCGCCGGACGACGCGGAGGCGCTGGTGCAACGGGCCGCCGACGTGCTCGCCGACGCCGGCCGGTGGGGCCTGCAACTCCGCGCCGTGCCGGGTTTCGAACGGCACGTCGCCGTACATTTGCGGCGGGCTCTCCGGGAGGGTGTCCCGGCGGCACTGGCCGCGCATCTCGATGAGGTGGGCAGCCGGTCGTGAAGGGCCCGTGCAGGCACTCTTTCACGCAACCTGTGTGCAACCATGCGAGCGACGATTCTTCAGCGCATCATCGACAGCGGGGCCGTAGCCGTGATCCGGATGCGGGACGCGCAGAAGCTCCTGCGAGTGGTCGAAGCGATCCGGGAAGGCGGCATCACGGCGGTCGAGGTGACGATGACGGTGCCCGGGGCGCTGGCCGTCATCGAGGCGGTGGCCCGCCACCTAGTGCTGTGTCAAGTTATAATTGACGGGTATAGCCGCTTCAACTTCACCCGCGCATCCGCCGTCGTGAACTGCCAGTCTACACCCCGCTGCTTTGCGTTGCGCGCCTCGTACCAGGCGGCGATCTCGCCCTCTAACTGCGATGCATTGCCGATGCGGCGACAGAGACCCTGACGAACCAGCACCGAAAGCTCGATCTCGGCCATGTTCAACCACGAACCATGCACCGGCGTCGAGACTATCTCCAACTTGCGCACGATGCGCCGGGCGCGCTCGGCGTCGAAGACCTCGTAGAGCGCCGAGGCGGTGTGCGCGGAGAGGTTGTCCTGAACCAGCGTGATCGTCTCGGCGTCTGGATAGAGGTCTTCGACGAGGTGGGCCACCACACGAGCCCAGGTCAAACGGTCCTGACGCTCCTTGACGAGCACCTTCCGGAAGCCGCCCAGGGGCTCGCAGAGCATATAGAGCGTGCGGGTCCCTTCGCGTTTGTACTCGTAATCCACGTGCCGCACCCCGTCGGCACGCGTGAAGGGCTGTCGCACCTCGCTGATGAGTTGCTTGCGCGCTTCGTCGAGGCACACAACCGGTCGGAGCGGGTCGTAGGGCCGGGCGTAGACATCGAGCACTTGCTCCATCTGGCAGACGAAGGCGGCATCGGCCTGAGGAATTACCCACGACTTAACGCGCCAGGGCTTGAGTTCGTTTTTTTAAGCAACTGCCGCACGCTCTCATGCGAGATCGATTCGACGTAACCGAGTTCGATCATACGGTCAGCCAGAAGGCGGAGCGACCACCGGGCAAAGCCTTCCGGCGGCTCTGAACAGCGCAGGGCCACCAGATGAGCCTCGACCTGCCCGTCGAAGATCTTCTCTTTAACCGGTTCGCGTTTTTTGCCGTAGAGAGCCACCTCGAAGCCTTCTTCGACGAAGCGCCGACGTAAGCGCTCGACGGTTCGGACACTGACGTTGTAGCTTTCGGCGATGCGTTCATCGGTCCAGGCCGGTGCGCCCTGGCTCTGGTCTGCTTTGAGCAGCATGAAGGCTCGTTTGACCGGCGGGACACCTTTTGAACGCCGCTCAATGAGGTCATCGAGGTGCTGGCGTTCACTGTCATTGAGCGTGACGCAGTATTTTTTGGCCATGGCAGGAAGTGGCTTCAGGAGTGAGCGACTGTTGAAGCTACTATCCTACCCGGCAGATGATCCTTGACGCAGCACTAGGCGACGACGTGCAACTGGGCGTGGGGTCGGTGCTCTCGGCCGAGGTGGCCCGCCAGGCCATCGACGCCGGCGCCCGCTACGTCGTCAGCCCCGTCTTCAAGCCCGAGATCGTGGCCGAGGCGCACCGGCACGACGTGCCCGCCATGCCGGGCTGCTTCACGCCCACCGAGATCCTGGCCG
This window contains:
- a CDS encoding IS630 family transposase (programmed frameshift), which gives rise to MAKKYCVTLNDSERQHLDDLIERRSKGVPPVKRAFMLLKADQSQGAPAWTDERIAESYNVSVRTVERLRRRFVEEGFEVALYGKKREPVKEKIFDGQVEAHLVALRCSEPPEGFARWSLRLLADRMIELGYVESISHESVRQLLKKNELKPWRVKSWVIPQADAAFVCQMEQVLDVYARPYDPLRPVVCLDEARKQLISEVRQPFTRADGVRHVDYEYKREGTRTLYMLCEPLGGFRKVLVKERQDRLTWARVVAHLVEDLYPDAETITLVQDNLSAHTASALYEVFDAERARRIVRKLEIVSTPVHGSWLNMAEIELSVLVRQGLCRRIGNASQLEGEIAAWYEARNAKQRGVDWQFTTADARVKLKRLYPSIIT